From Candidatus Neomarinimicrobiota bacterium, the proteins below share one genomic window:
- a CDS encoding metal ABC transporter permease, translating into MGLDILSYDFMKNAMLAGFLASLMCGVMGTFVVTKRLVFISGGISHAAFGGLGLFFMLGLSPILGAYAVAVIASLILGYYKPSKINSQDAYIGILWSVGMAAGILMISLSPQSYTPNLMSYLFGNILMVRPEDLIWMSILTVSVLIIIFGFFKYFLSIAFDEEFAQLQDIPVRLFRMILFVLTGLTIVTLIQVVGIILVIALLTIPPLLSMIFLNDFRRVLLFSVLISIFLTQSGIILSFYLDLSAGPVIILLGAMILFGTYLLKRNNKLVK; encoded by the coding sequence ATGGGACTTGACATTCTATCCTATGACTTTATGAAAAATGCCATGCTTGCCGGTTTTTTAGCCAGCCTAATGTGTGGTGTTATGGGTACTTTTGTGGTCACCAAACGCCTTGTATTTATCAGCGGGGGGATCAGTCATGCTGCCTTTGGGGGGCTTGGACTCTTTTTTATGCTTGGTCTGAGTCCCATTTTGGGAGCTTACGCCGTTGCTGTCATCGCGTCTTTGATTCTCGGGTATTACAAACCTTCAAAGATTAATTCACAGGATGCTTATATCGGCATTCTGTGGTCCGTGGGTATGGCAGCAGGTATTTTAATGATCAGTCTTTCTCCTCAATCCTATACTCCCAATTTGATGTCCTATCTCTTCGGAAATATTCTGATGGTCCGGCCAGAGGATCTGATATGGATGTCCATTCTGACAGTTTCAGTTCTGATAATTATTTTCGGCTTCTTTAAATATTTTTTATCTATCGCCTTCGATGAGGAATTTGCGCAGCTGCAGGATATTCCGGTCCGGCTTTTCCGGATGATTCTCTTTGTTCTGACGGGGTTGACAATTGTGACATTGATTCAGGTTGTGGGAATTATTCTCGTCATTGCCCTGTTAACCATACCTCCGCTGCTAAGCATGATTTTTCTCAATGATTTCAGGCGTGTGCTCCTCTTCTCCGTCCTGATTAGTATTTTTCTAACTCAAAGTGGGATTATCCTCTCCTTTTATCTGGATCTGTCCGCCGGTCCGGTGATTATCCTTCTGGGGGCCATGATTTTATTTGGAACATATCTTCTGAAAAGAAATAATAAATTGGTTAAATGA
- the lon_2 gene encoding endopeptidase La has translation MKEYDINTNTDKDQQGLLLVSDIIPDNLNILPLYNRPVFPGITLPITFNGQSHVEEIRYAIEKDGNFLGVSLVKNSDNPKHETFRLHETGSILKIIKIIQITDDSAHLIVQAISRFKKVREIHHPDFTRWTVTPVRDNEDEMSDSLKAYTLSVMTNVKELIALNPLMKEQLKMVLSQISYDKPGLVMDLIAQMLSAESSELQEILETYDLNRRAEKLLLLLRKEIELAQLQEKIQKQIDEKINRQQKEFFLREQLKAIKKELGLEKDDKTAEIEKIEEKIKSLTLPAEALQVVQEELDKLRILEPASAEFHVTRTYLTTLTDLPWGFYSRDNLDIHKAREILDREHFGLEDVKQRILEVISTIIKRGRVAGSILCLVGPPGVGKTSVGRSIANALDRKFYRFSVGGMRDEAEIKGHRRTYIGAMPGKIIQSLKRTGTSNPVIMLDEIDKIGISYQGDPASALLEVLDPEQNQSFLDHYLDVRYDLSNILFITTANQLDTIPSPLLDRMEIIKLPGYILEDKVEIAKKFLIPKQRKEHGLFTKDISISDGAIKRIAGQYAREAGVRNLENQIKKIMRQTTLLQADKGNHKVQVNQKNLEEFLGKPIYKTEQLYTRQKPGIVLGLAWTPLGGTTLYVEASSVMSKSAGFQQTGQLGKVMQESSHIAYSYVRSYIDKHPHEKSVKNFFRENHIHLHVPAGATPKDGPSAGITMALALYSLALNKSVRRDIAMTGELSLTGKILPIGGVKEKTIAARRVGIRELILPSDNRPDYEDLNPKITEGIQKVHFVDYFEDLIPITFPRSQKE, from the coding sequence ATGAAAGAATACGATATCAATACAAATACGGATAAGGATCAACAGGGATTGCTTCTTGTTTCGGATATCATCCCGGATAATCTGAACATATTACCCCTTTATAATCGTCCGGTTTTTCCCGGCATTACCCTTCCCATCACTTTCAACGGGCAGTCACATGTGGAAGAAATTCGCTATGCTATTGAAAAAGACGGCAATTTTCTGGGAGTTTCCCTTGTTAAAAATTCAGATAACCCAAAGCATGAAACATTCCGTCTGCACGAAACCGGATCCATCCTGAAAATTATCAAAATCATTCAGATTACAGATGATTCTGCCCATTTAATCGTCCAGGCTATTTCACGTTTTAAAAAGGTCCGGGAAATTCATCATCCGGACTTTACACGCTGGACTGTAACTCCCGTCCGGGATAATGAGGATGAGATGTCGGATTCCCTTAAAGCCTACACCCTGTCTGTTATGACGAATGTCAAAGAACTGATCGCCCTGAATCCATTGATGAAAGAACAACTCAAGATGGTATTATCCCAGATTAGTTACGACAAACCGGGTCTGGTAATGGATCTGATAGCCCAGATGTTGTCAGCAGAGTCATCGGAACTGCAGGAAATTCTTGAAACATACGATTTAAATCGCCGGGCGGAAAAGCTCCTTCTACTCCTTCGTAAAGAAATTGAACTGGCCCAGCTTCAGGAAAAAATCCAGAAACAGATTGATGAAAAGATCAACAGGCAGCAAAAAGAGTTTTTCCTCAGGGAACAGCTGAAGGCAATTAAAAAAGAGCTTGGTCTGGAAAAGGATGATAAAACAGCAGAAATCGAAAAAATTGAAGAAAAGATAAAATCCCTTACATTGCCGGCGGAAGCCCTACAGGTAGTTCAGGAAGAATTGGATAAACTCCGCATTCTGGAGCCTGCTTCTGCAGAATTTCATGTGACCCGTACCTATCTGACGACACTCACCGATCTTCCCTGGGGTTTTTACAGCCGGGATAACCTGGATATCCACAAAGCCCGTGAGATTTTGGACAGGGAGCATTTCGGTCTTGAAGATGTAAAACAACGCATCCTGGAAGTTATCAGCACAATCATTAAAAGAGGACGCGTTGCCGGGTCTATTCTTTGTCTTGTAGGTCCTCCCGGTGTAGGAAAAACCTCTGTAGGCCGATCCATAGCCAACGCCCTGGACCGAAAATTTTACCGCTTCAGTGTTGGTGGAATGCGCGATGAAGCTGAAATTAAGGGTCACCGGCGCACTTATATCGGTGCCATGCCGGGAAAAATCATCCAGAGCCTGAAACGGACCGGGACATCCAATCCTGTCATAATGCTGGATGAAATCGATAAAATCGGCATCAGTTATCAAGGAGATCCGGCATCAGCCCTTTTGGAGGTTTTGGATCCCGAACAGAATCAGTCTTTCCTGGATCACTACCTGGATGTCCGGTATGATTTATCCAACATCCTTTTCATCACCACAGCCAACCAGCTTGACACCATTCCATCCCCTTTGCTGGACCGGATGGAGATTATCAAATTGCCGGGATATATTCTGGAAGATAAAGTGGAAATCGCCAAAAAATTTCTCATTCCAAAGCAACGGAAAGAACACGGGTTGTTTACTAAGGATATTTCCATCAGTGATGGAGCCATCAAACGGATAGCAGGACAATATGCCCGGGAAGCCGGCGTGAGAAATCTGGAAAATCAGATAAAAAAAATCATGCGTCAAACGACACTTTTACAGGCAGATAAAGGAAACCATAAAGTTCAGGTGAATCAGAAAAACCTTGAAGAATTCCTTGGAAAACCTATTTACAAAACAGAACAACTCTATACGAGACAAAAACCCGGTATTGTGCTGGGTCTGGCATGGACACCCCTTGGGGGAACAACCCTTTATGTTGAAGCCTCATCTGTCATGAGCAAATCTGCAGGTTTCCAGCAAACCGGTCAGCTGGGAAAAGTAATGCAGGAATCCTCCCATATTGCCTATTCCTATGTTAGGTCATATATAGACAAACATCCTCATGAAAAATCTGTAAAAAACTTTTTTCGTGAAAATCACATCCATTTGCATGTACCGGCTGGAGCCACACCCAAAGACGGCCCATCTGCCGGAATTACCATGGCTCTGGCTCTTTATTCCCTGGCCTTGAATAAATCTGTCCGCCGGGATATTGCCATGACGGGGGAATTGTCTCTGACAGGAAAGATTTTACCGATTGGAGGGGTAAAGGAAAAAACCATCGCAGCCCGACGGGTTGGAATCCGGGAATTGATTCTGCCGTCTGATAATCGTCCGGATTATGAAGATCTGAATCCTAAAATCACCGAGGGTATTCAAAAGGTCCATTTTGTGGATTACTTTGAAGACTTGATTCCCATCACCTTCCCCCGTTCACAGAAGGAATGA
- a CDS encoding ABC transporter ATP-binding protein, whose protein sequence is MMNKTNTVIEIHNVSFGYRPNNLILKNISFTITPRDYLVIIGPNGGGKTTLLRVIAGLLTPIRGKITYHPPSLEKKIGYVPQFSNFDQNVPLRVLDVIKMGNLKKYCFLSPSRGLSDKEPVELAKKLKLDSILDKPVSELSGGQMQRVLIARAIIGDPGILLFDEPTASIDSESRQIFQSVIHELNQHIPIVMVTHDASAIAQEVKHIACMNQELYIHDVGKVSEETLEKVYGCPVDLIAHGVPHRVLKSHNGRR, encoded by the coding sequence ATGATGAATAAGACGAATACTGTTATTGAAATTCACAATGTCTCTTTCGGATATCGCCCGAATAATCTGATACTAAAAAATATCAGTTTTACAATTACACCCCGGGACTACCTTGTAATTATCGGACCGAATGGTGGGGGAAAGACAACCTTGTTAAGGGTGATCGCAGGGTTGCTGACACCCATCCGTGGTAAAATCACCTACCATCCTCCCTCTCTGGAAAAGAAAATCGGGTATGTCCCCCAGTTTTCAAATTTTGACCAGAATGTCCCCCTCAGGGTTTTGGATGTGATCAAAATGGGGAATTTGAAGAAGTATTGTTTTTTAAGCCCTTCCCGGGGTTTATCGGATAAAGAACCTGTTGAACTGGCAAAGAAATTGAAGCTGGATTCTATTCTGGATAAGCCCGTCAGTGAACTGTCTGGGGGACAAATGCAACGGGTACTTATAGCCCGGGCTATTATTGGTGATCCGGGTATTCTGCTGTTCGATGAACCCACTGCTTCAATAGATTCCGAATCCCGACAGATTTTCCAGTCAGTTATCCATGAATTGAATCAACATATTCCAATTGTCATGGTTACTCATGATGCTTCGGCAATTGCTCAGGAAGTAAAACATATTGCCTGTATGAATCAGGAGCTGTATATCCATGATGTGGGGAAAGTTTCGGAAGAAACCCTGGAAAAGGTCTATGGCTGCCCGGTAGACCTTATCGCTCATGGAGTACCCCACCGGGTTTTAAAATCACATAACGGACGCAGATAA
- a CDS encoding zinc ABC transporter substrate-binding protein, with amino-acid sequence MPGILILLMLQLLPVYADTPVITVSIPPQAYFIHQIAGENRFDVNIMIPNGQSPAVYSPKPSQMMKMNRSDAFFLIGHPAFLFETKHIFPYVNRRKDIPVFNLYREALNVSYTPDDHDPHLWMSPILMNKMLKDLTRFLHEFYPEDSLLFRQNAQRLSEKIITLQDSIQHLIREHQVREFFIYHPSWGYFARDFNLSQIAIETRGHEPGPGHLMQISRQVHEHDHKKIIVQKGFNQKSAEALAHETGAGLAEADPLTYDWLESIRTMTTILVKP; translated from the coding sequence ATGCCCGGTATTCTTATCCTTCTGATGTTACAGCTATTACCTGTATATGCTGACACTCCAGTGATTACTGTCAGTATTCCTCCACAGGCGTACTTTATTCATCAGATTGCAGGTGAAAATCGCTTTGACGTAAATATCATGATTCCTAATGGTCAGTCTCCGGCAGTGTATTCTCCAAAACCATCCCAAATGATGAAAATGAATCGGTCCGATGCCTTTTTTCTGATCGGTCATCCGGCCTTTCTGTTTGAAACCAAACATATTTTTCCTTATGTGAACAGACGCAAGGATATCCCCGTGTTCAACCTATACCGGGAAGCCCTGAACGTCTCTTACACTCCAGATGATCACGACCCCCATCTTTGGATGTCCCCAATCCTCATGAATAAGATGTTGAAAGACTTGACACGTTTTCTCCATGAGTTTTATCCGGAGGATTCGCTTCTCTTTCGTCAAAATGCACAACGGCTCTCGGAAAAAATTATAACCCTTCAGGATAGTATACAGCATTTGATCAGGGAACATCAGGTTCGTGAGTTTTTTATTTACCATCCGTCCTGGGGGTATTTTGCCCGGGATTTTAATTTGTCTCAAATTGCGATTGAGACCCGCGGACACGAACCAGGTCCCGGACATTTGATGCAGATCTCCCGTCAGGTCCATGAACATGATCATAAAAAAATTATTGTTCAGAAAGGATTTAATCAAAAGAGCGCTGAAGCACTGGCACACGAAACAGGAGCCGGGCTGGCAGAGGCAGACCCATTGACTTATGACTGGCTGGAAAGCATCAGAACAATGACAACAATTCTGGTTAAACCATGA